The Halobacterium sp. CBA1132 genome has a segment encoding these proteins:
- a CDS encoding type II toxin-antitoxin system HicA family toxin produces MASRDFSGADIVSALRKFGFHHDRTTGDHAILVYEHPETGEKRTVTVPLHDRVRIGTLQSIADQCGADDFHSWCEWIDEHC; encoded by the coding sequence ATGGCGTCACGGGACTTCTCCGGCGCCGACATCGTTTCCGCCCTCCGCAAATTCGGCTTCCACCACGACCGGACGACTGGCGACCACGCGATTCTGGTGTACGAGCATCCCGAAACGGGCGAGAAGCGAACTGTAACCGTTCCGTTACACGACCGCGTCCGTATCGGGACGCTCCAGAGCATCGCCGACCAGTGCGGGGCCGACGACTTCCACTCGTGGTGCGAGTGGATTGACGAACACTGCTAG
- a CDS encoding type II toxin-antitoxin system HicB family antitoxin: protein MSTGREIRLVEEDDGWWSAIDEDAGVASQGETREEALANLDEAVEATRAAREDDDAPPEPDAPWFDA, encoded by the coding sequence ATGAGCACGGGACGCGAGATTCGGCTCGTCGAGGAGGACGACGGCTGGTGGTCCGCAATCGACGAGGACGCCGGCGTCGCGAGTCAGGGTGAGACCCGCGAGGAGGCGCTAGCGAACCTCGACGAAGCCGTCGAAGCGACGCGCGCGGCACGCGAAGACGACGACGCGCCGCCCGAACCGGACGCGCCGTGGTTCGACGCCTGA
- a CDS encoding Rieske 2Fe-2S domain-containing protein, which translates to MSRYRVTSVADVHDESGQVFTVRDEHGEDEEVLLVPCEDGVEAWVNRCTHEAQRLYREGVGAVVRGGEVVCPKHGSMFDTCSGHCDNGEAADTTLVDVEITVEDGQVYLTDDDVQYLHDGLKRDDADDGGPSSTSHLQF; encoded by the coding sequence ATGAGTCGCTACCGCGTGACGAGCGTCGCGGACGTCCACGACGAGAGCGGTCAGGTGTTCACGGTGCGAGACGAGCACGGCGAAGACGAAGAGGTGCTGTTGGTACCCTGCGAGGACGGCGTCGAAGCGTGGGTGAACCGCTGCACACACGAGGCCCAGCGGCTCTACCGCGAGGGCGTCGGCGCCGTCGTCCGGGGCGGCGAGGTCGTCTGCCCGAAGCACGGGTCGATGTTCGACACGTGCAGCGGCCACTGCGACAACGGCGAAGCCGCGGACACGACGCTCGTCGACGTGGAAATCACCGTCGAGGACGGCCAAGTCTACCTCACTGACGACGACGTGCAGTACCTCCACGATGGGCTGAAACGCGACGACGCGGACGACGGCGGGCCGAGTTCGACGTCGCACCTCCAATTCTGA
- a CDS encoding DoxX family protein, whose amino-acid sequence MTDDTDRSLSTLGRVALGLGLAAQASEDFRDMEDSVEYAESAGVPMPDVMAPIASGMMVVAGLGIALWRLPRLATGAAATFLTVVTATMHDFWNADEDDASGERLAFFGNLAMLGGVLVFLREAYRSGDQ is encoded by the coding sequence ATGACAGACGACACCGACCGCTCGCTCTCGACGCTCGGCCGCGTCGCGCTGGGTCTCGGCCTCGCCGCGCAAGCCAGCGAGGACTTCCGAGACATGGAGGACTCCGTCGAGTACGCCGAATCCGCGGGCGTCCCGATGCCGGACGTGATGGCGCCGATAGCGTCCGGAATGATGGTCGTCGCCGGCCTCGGCATCGCGCTCTGGCGGCTCCCCCGGCTCGCGACGGGCGCGGCCGCGACCTTCCTCACAGTCGTCACCGCGACGATGCACGACTTCTGGAACGCCGACGAGGACGACGCCAGCGGCGAACGGCTCGCGTTCTTCGGGAACCTCGCGATGCTCGGCGGCGTGCTCGTCTTCCTCCGGGAAGCGTACCGCTCGGGCGACCAGTAG
- the proC gene encoding pyrroline-5-carboxylate reductase → MKHVSVIGCGNMGGAFVRGLAKAGGYEVTAIDLDPDALEGVADAADATTTDSAAARDADVVVLAVKPSVAAAVLDDLDLRADQTLITLAAGVPREFVAAKTDANVVRIMPNLAAETGDMAAAATQAGITDDVRAILDDLGEFVVVDEEQMDTATAVNGSGPAFAFYLIEAMKDAGVDSGLTEEQAETLAAQTFKGAAETVLQDERSVDELIEAVCSPKGTTIEGMEVLWDSDADEAVRAAVEAAERRSRELAEEFEDE, encoded by the coding sequence ATGAAACACGTCAGCGTTATCGGCTGCGGGAACATGGGCGGGGCGTTCGTCCGCGGACTCGCGAAGGCCGGCGGCTACGAAGTAACAGCAATCGACCTCGACCCCGACGCGCTCGAAGGCGTCGCGGACGCTGCGGACGCGACCACGACGGACAGCGCGGCGGCGCGGGACGCCGATGTCGTCGTGCTCGCGGTGAAGCCCAGCGTCGCCGCGGCGGTGCTCGACGACCTCGACTTGCGCGCCGACCAGACCCTGATTACGCTCGCGGCGGGCGTCCCCCGGGAGTTCGTCGCGGCGAAGACCGACGCCAACGTTGTCCGCATCATGCCGAACCTCGCCGCCGAGACGGGCGACATGGCCGCGGCCGCGACGCAGGCGGGCATCACCGACGACGTGCGCGCGATTCTCGACGACCTCGGGGAGTTCGTCGTCGTCGACGAGGAGCAGATGGACACCGCGACGGCGGTCAACGGCAGCGGCCCGGCGTTCGCGTTCTACCTCATCGAGGCGATGAAGGACGCCGGCGTCGACAGCGGCCTCACCGAGGAGCAGGCGGAGACGCTCGCCGCGCAGACGTTCAAGGGCGCCGCGGAGACGGTGCTGCAGGACGAGCGCAGCGTCGACGAACTCATCGAAGCGGTCTGCTCGCCGAAGGGCACGACCATCGAGGGCATGGAAGTGCTGTGGGACAGCGACGCCGACGAAGCCGTGCGCGCGGCCGTCGAGGCGGCGGAGCGTCGCTCCCGTGAACTCGCGGAGGAGTTCGAGGATGAGTGA
- the proB gene encoding glutamate 5-kinase codes for MSEQVQTAAADTDAVTAARQRAADAQRVVVKAGTNSLTDDQSRLDREKLDKLVDDIMDLRERGKDVLLVSSGAVGAGTGRVDEDVETVEESQALATVGQSQLMRHYTESFDRYDQKIAQLLLTEHDLSNPERFTNTRNTIETLLDWGIVPIINENDAVATEEIRIGDNDMLSSSVAIGVDVDLLVTLTDVGGVYTANPKHDADAERIGSVAENYDEVQQLVSESGAEQFGGIRTKVERARAAAEHDIPAIIAESTEVDVLEKIATAKPVGTLFVPMTGDSDE; via the coding sequence ATGAGTGAGCAGGTGCAGACGGCGGCCGCGGACACCGACGCGGTGACAGCGGCCCGCCAGCGCGCGGCCGACGCCCAGCGCGTCGTCGTGAAGGCGGGGACGAACTCGCTGACCGACGACCAGTCGCGCCTCGACCGCGAGAAACTCGACAAACTCGTCGACGACATCATGGACCTGCGCGAGCGCGGGAAAGACGTCCTGCTCGTCTCCTCGGGCGCGGTCGGCGCGGGGACGGGTCGCGTCGACGAGGACGTCGAGACGGTCGAGGAGAGTCAGGCGCTGGCGACGGTCGGGCAGAGCCAACTGATGCGCCACTACACGGAGAGCTTCGACCGCTACGACCAGAAAATCGCGCAGTTGCTGCTGACCGAGCACGACCTCTCGAACCCCGAGCGGTTCACGAACACCCGCAACACCATCGAGACGCTGCTGGACTGGGGAATCGTCCCCATCATCAACGAGAACGACGCGGTCGCCACCGAGGAGATTCGCATCGGCGACAACGACATGCTGTCCTCGTCGGTGGCCATCGGCGTCGACGTCGACCTGCTGGTGACACTGACCGACGTGGGCGGCGTCTACACCGCGAACCCGAAACACGACGCGGACGCCGAGCGCATCGGCTCCGTCGCCGAGAACTACGACGAGGTCCAGCAGCTGGTCAGCGAGAGCGGCGCCGAGCAGTTCGGCGGCATCCGAACGAAAGTCGAGCGAGCGCGCGCCGCCGCCGAACACGACATCCCCGCGATCATCGCGGAGTCCACGGAGGTCGACGTGCTGGAGAAAATCGCTACTGCCAAGCCCGTGGGTACGCTATTCGTCCCCATGACTGGTGATAGCGATGAGTGA
- a CDS encoding glutamate-5-semialdehyde dehydrogenase: MSERDTEAQVTEAQRAALDLANVDEAARDAALQSMADAIRANSEEILSANEEDVAAGEELLAEGEYTQALVDRLKLDDAKLESIAEMVESVAEQDDPLGETLAARELDDDLELYKVAVPIGVVATVFESRPDALVQIAALALKSGNAVILKGGSEASESNRVLYDIIRDATADLPTGWAQLIEAREDVDRLLEMDDKVDLVMPRGSSAFVSYIQDNTQIPVLGHTEGVCHVYVDDDADLDMAEDVAFDAKVQYPAVCNAVETLLVSEAVAEDFLPGMVSRYEDAGVELRGDDATRDIVDVAPATDDDWETEYGDLELSIKVVEDVYDAVNHVNAHGSKHTESILTDDEDAASVFMRGIDAASVFHNASTRFADGYRYGLGAEVGISTGKIHARGPVGLEGLTTYKYYLEGDGQLVASYSGEDALPFTHEDFDGEWQPGHLHGE, translated from the coding sequence ATGAGTGAGCGCGACACCGAAGCCCAGGTGACGGAGGCACAGCGCGCGGCCCTCGACCTCGCGAACGTCGACGAGGCAGCCCGTGACGCCGCCCTCCAGTCGATGGCGGACGCGATTCGCGCGAACAGCGAGGAGATTCTGTCGGCCAACGAGGAGGACGTCGCGGCCGGCGAGGAGCTGCTCGCGGAGGGCGAGTACACGCAGGCGCTGGTCGACCGCCTGAAGCTCGACGACGCGAAACTGGAGAGCATCGCGGAGATGGTCGAGTCCGTCGCCGAACAGGACGACCCGCTCGGGGAGACGCTCGCGGCCCGTGAACTGGACGACGACCTCGAACTGTACAAGGTCGCGGTCCCCATCGGCGTGGTCGCCACCGTCTTCGAGTCCCGTCCGGACGCGCTCGTGCAGATCGCGGCGCTCGCGCTGAAGTCCGGGAACGCGGTCATCTTGAAGGGCGGCAGCGAGGCCAGCGAGTCCAACCGCGTGCTCTACGACATCATCCGGGACGCGACCGCGGACCTGCCGACGGGCTGGGCGCAGCTAATCGAGGCCCGCGAGGACGTCGACCGGCTGCTGGAGATGGACGACAAAGTGGACCTCGTGATGCCGCGTGGCTCCTCGGCGTTCGTCAGCTACATCCAGGACAACACCCAGATTCCCGTGCTCGGGCACACGGAGGGCGTCTGCCACGTCTACGTGGACGACGACGCCGACCTCGACATGGCTGAGGACGTGGCCTTCGACGCGAAAGTCCAGTACCCCGCGGTGTGTAACGCCGTGGAGACGCTGCTCGTCAGCGAGGCCGTCGCGGAGGACTTTCTGCCGGGGATGGTCTCGCGCTACGAGGACGCGGGCGTGGAACTGCGCGGCGACGACGCCACCCGCGACATCGTGGACGTCGCGCCCGCGACCGACGACGACTGGGAGACGGAGTACGGCGACCTCGAACTCTCCATCAAGGTCGTCGAGGACGTCTACGACGCCGTCAACCACGTGAACGCGCACGGGTCGAAGCACACCGAATCCATCCTCACAGACGACGAGGACGCCGCGTCGGTGTTCATGCGCGGCATCGACGCCGCGAGCGTCTTCCACAACGCGTCGACGCGGTTCGCGGACGGCTACCGCTACGGCCTCGGCGCGGAGGTCGGCATCTCGACGGGGAAGATTCACGCGCGCGGCCCGGTCGGCCTCGAAGGCCTGACGACGTACAAGTACTACTTGGAAGGCGACGGCCAGCTCGTCGCGTCGTACAGCGGCGAGGACGCCCTGCCGTTCACCCACGAGGACTTCGACGGCGAGTGGCAGCCTGGCCACCTCCACGGCGAGTAG
- a CDS encoding Fic family protein codes for MQQSELDADAPGDFVSYGRESYYRPEPLPPSGGLTLGDEFYEALADATFWLGKLSGVSRELGFPPVLYTSLLRKEAMESAEIEGADVDYDALYSLETRTFDEGREEPTEATAAGETKDTREVLNYETAVEDGIDALDHGEELTVELLHALHETLLTGVPDDRVDTDTVGAYKTKPNFLGDFLPPAPGAVEDLMDGLFTYYRTGGSYHPLVDIALFHYQFETIHPYGDGNGRLGRLLVTLQLYDADLLERPNLYLSEYFNRNKAAYVERMEAIRFHGEWEAWLSFFVEGIARQARESVERTLALTDLRREYEASYGGKSYTKNQLAVTLFEQPYVTSKTVQRLFDVEQPTASRAINELVDDGVLEEVPRQGRNKEYRAREIFEILEQPPRTY; via the coding sequence ATGCAGCAGTCCGAGTTGGATGCTGATGCGCCCGGCGACTTCGTCTCGTACGGCCGCGAGTCGTACTACAGGCCGGAGCCGCTCCCGCCATCCGGCGGCCTCACACTCGGCGATGAGTTCTACGAAGCGCTCGCGGACGCGACGTTCTGGCTCGGCAAGCTCAGTGGGGTCAGCCGCGAACTCGGCTTCCCCCCAGTCCTCTACACCTCGCTGCTCCGCAAGGAGGCTATGGAGTCCGCGGAAATCGAGGGTGCCGATGTCGACTACGACGCGCTGTACAGTCTCGAAACCCGTACGTTCGACGAAGGCCGGGAGGAACCGACAGAAGCCACTGCAGCGGGCGAAACCAAGGACACCCGCGAGGTCCTCAACTACGAGACTGCAGTCGAGGACGGTATCGACGCGCTTGACCACGGCGAGGAGTTGACTGTCGAGTTGCTCCATGCCCTCCACGAGACCCTGCTCACTGGCGTTCCGGACGACCGCGTCGACACCGACACCGTCGGCGCGTACAAGACGAAACCGAACTTCCTCGGTGACTTCCTCCCGCCCGCCCCGGGCGCTGTCGAGGACCTGATGGACGGCCTGTTCACCTACTACCGGACCGGGGGCAGTTACCACCCACTCGTGGACATCGCGTTGTTCCACTACCAGTTCGAAACCATCCACCCGTACGGCGACGGCAACGGACGGCTCGGCCGACTCCTCGTCACGCTCCAGTTGTACGACGCCGACCTCCTCGAACGCCCCAACCTCTACCTCAGCGAGTACTTCAACCGCAACAAGGCCGCGTACGTCGAACGGATGGAAGCCATCCGGTTCCACGGCGAGTGGGAAGCCTGGCTCTCCTTTTTCGTCGAGGGCATCGCACGCCAAGCCCGCGAATCAGTGGAGCGGACGCTCGCGCTCACCGACCTCCGCCGCGAATACGAAGCATCGTACGGGGGGAAATCGTACACGAAGAACCAGCTCGCGGTGACGCTCTTCGAGCAGCCCTACGTCACCAGCAAGACCGTCCAACGGTTATTCGACGTCGAGCAGCCCACCGCCTCGCGGGCGATCAACGAACTCGTCGACGACGGCGTCCTCGAAGAGGTTCCCCGGCAGGGCCGCAACAAGGAGTATCGCGCTCGCGAGATTTTCGAGATTCTCGAGCAGCCGCCGCGGACGTACTGA
- a CDS encoding GMC family oxidoreductase, translating into MTGADRQPTEGADVCVVGAGPAGGLVADRLAREGYDVVILEAGPRFDESDREQRMERSIRPAHGPNSVWGMGGPRDAYASTGDRHYPLNAARVKGVGGSTLHWQGMVMRLHEQDFELESATGVGADWPMSYDDLRPYYADAENELGVAGASDNPFAPPREQPHPLPAFPPSYSDSLFAEACEELGITTHSVPNARLSESRNERSACVGYGTCQPVCPSGAKYDATIHVARAEQQGARVVDRAPVQRLEHDDSGERVTAAVYATPDGTEHRQEAREFVLAAGGVENPRLLLLSESEQYPDGLANSSGLVGRYFMDHLFAGAGGTLDEPTRQNHVGFNTTESHQFYDRPDDSRGAIKLEFLNYAGPSPVEMALSGDDWGDAMLERIRDGYGTHVAMGALVEQPPRKENRVRLHPERTDDHGNPVPDVVWSLDEYTRRTIERANEIQREILEELGADIEWTVGPDATGPAFHHMGTTRMGNDPETSVVNPQLRTHDLQNLTIPSSSVFPTGGAMNPTLTIAALALKAADHVAERL; encoded by the coding sequence GTGACGGGCGCGGACCGCCAGCCCACCGAGGGTGCGGACGTCTGCGTGGTGGGCGCTGGCCCTGCGGGCGGCCTCGTCGCGGACCGACTCGCCCGGGAAGGCTACGACGTGGTGATTTTGGAAGCCGGGCCGCGCTTCGACGAGAGCGACCGCGAGCAGCGCATGGAGCGCTCGATTCGGCCCGCGCACGGCCCGAACTCGGTGTGGGGGATGGGCGGCCCGCGGGACGCCTACGCGTCGACGGGCGACCGCCACTATCCCCTGAACGCGGCGCGCGTGAAGGGCGTCGGCGGGTCGACGCTGCACTGGCAGGGGATGGTGATGCGCCTGCACGAGCAGGACTTCGAACTCGAAAGTGCGACTGGCGTGGGCGCGGACTGGCCGATGAGCTACGACGACCTGCGGCCGTACTACGCCGACGCCGAGAACGAACTGGGCGTCGCGGGCGCCAGCGACAACCCGTTCGCGCCGCCGCGCGAGCAGCCCCACCCGCTGCCCGCGTTCCCGCCGAGCTACTCGGACTCGCTGTTCGCCGAGGCCTGCGAGGAACTCGGGATTACGACGCACTCGGTGCCGAACGCCCGGCTCTCGGAGTCGCGCAACGAGCGGAGCGCGTGCGTGGGGTACGGGACCTGCCAGCCGGTCTGTCCATCGGGCGCGAAGTACGACGCCACGATTCACGTTGCACGCGCCGAGCAACAGGGCGCTCGCGTCGTGGACCGCGCGCCCGTCCAGCGCCTCGAACACGACGACAGCGGCGAACGCGTGACCGCGGCCGTCTACGCGACACCGGATGGCACCGAACACCGCCAGGAGGCCCGCGAGTTCGTGCTCGCGGCGGGTGGCGTCGAGAATCCGCGCTTGCTCTTGCTCTCCGAATCCGAGCAGTACCCCGACGGGCTCGCGAACTCCTCGGGGCTCGTGGGGCGGTACTTCATGGACCACCTGTTCGCGGGTGCCGGCGGCACGCTCGACGAGCCCACCCGACAGAACCACGTCGGCTTCAACACCACGGAGAGCCACCAGTTCTACGACCGGCCGGACGACTCGCGGGGCGCCATCAAACTCGAATTCCTCAACTACGCCGGCCCCTCGCCCGTGGAGATGGCGCTGTCGGGCGACGACTGGGGTGACGCGATGCTGGAGCGCATCCGCGACGGCTACGGCACCCACGTCGCGATGGGCGCGCTCGTCGAGCAACCACCGCGGAAGGAGAACCGAGTCCGCCTCCACCCGGAGCGCACCGACGACCACGGGAATCCCGTGCCGGACGTAGTGTGGTCGCTGGACGAGTACACGCGCCGCACCATCGAGCGCGCGAACGAGATTCAGCGCGAGATTCTGGAGGAACTCGGCGCCGATATCGAGTGGACGGTCGGCCCCGACGCGACGGGACCGGCGTTCCACCACATGGGCACGACGCGGATGGGCAACGACCCCGAGACGAGCGTCGTGAACCCCCAACTGCGGACCCACGACCTGCAGAATCTGACGATTCCGTCGTCCAGTGTCTTCCCGACGGGCGGCGCGATGAACCCCACACTCACCATCGCGGCGCTCGCCCTGAAGGCCGCCGACCACGTCGCCGAGCGGTTGTAA
- a CDS encoding gluconate 2-dehydrogenase subunit 3 family protein — MELTRRDVLAALGAVGAAGAGALALSENDDTAVGDHEVATLAAVAGVVYPSEVDGVESFVREYSAGRFADRPEYAAGVADAVDVLDEYGRNWYDAAFADLDADEREEALSGMEVDIVDPVPDGDERERVRYYLVNELLYALFSTPTGGELAGIENPQGHPGGTTSYQRRPQ; from the coding sequence ATGGAACTCACGCGACGGGACGTACTCGCCGCGCTCGGTGCCGTGGGTGCCGCGGGCGCTGGCGCGCTCGCGCTCTCCGAGAACGACGACACCGCAGTTGGCGACCACGAAGTAGCGACGCTCGCCGCGGTCGCAGGCGTCGTCTACCCCAGCGAGGTCGACGGCGTCGAGTCGTTCGTCCGCGAGTACAGCGCCGGCCGCTTCGCGGACCGCCCCGAGTACGCAGCGGGCGTCGCGGACGCCGTCGACGTCCTCGACGAGTACGGGCGGAACTGGTACGACGCGGCGTTCGCCGACCTCGACGCCGACGAGCGTGAGGAGGCGCTCTCCGGGATGGAAGTGGACATCGTCGACCCCGTGCCGGACGGCGACGAGCGCGAGCGCGTCCGCTACTACCTCGTGAACGAACTGCTGTACGCGCTGTTCTCGACGCCGACCGGCGGCGAACTCGCGGGCATCGAGAACCCGCAGGGCCACCCCGGCGGCACGACGAGCTACCAGCGGAGGCCACAGTGA
- a CDS encoding fumarylacetoacetate hydrolase family protein — protein sequence MHWMRFRDPAGAVRRGEYEDGTVSFGGRTYDVEDVEVLPPAEPSKIVCVGRNYAAHAEERNAEIPDRPLLFLKPPNAVASDGDTVTLPGDNYIEHEAEVAVVIGEQARNVDEEDAMDVVAGYTAADDVSNRTDQSEEQNWVRGKAFDGACPLGPVLATPDEVPDDASVELRVNGETRQTSSIEHFIFSVPELIAEITEYMTLEPGDVIITGTPEGVDKLEDGDSVEVEVEGVGTLSHDVERR from the coding sequence ATGCACTGGATGCGTTTCCGCGACCCGGCAGGCGCAGTACGACGCGGCGAGTACGAGGACGGCACCGTCTCCTTCGGCGGACGAACGTACGACGTCGAGGACGTCGAGGTGCTGCCGCCGGCGGAGCCGTCGAAAATCGTCTGCGTCGGCCGGAACTACGCCGCGCACGCCGAGGAGCGAAACGCGGAAATCCCGGACCGGCCGCTGCTGTTCTTGAAGCCGCCGAACGCCGTTGCGAGCGACGGCGACACGGTGACGCTGCCCGGCGACAACTACATCGAGCACGAGGCGGAGGTCGCCGTCGTCATCGGCGAGCAGGCCCGGAACGTCGACGAGGAAGACGCGATGGACGTGGTGGCGGGCTACACCGCGGCCGACGACGTGTCGAACCGCACGGACCAATCCGAGGAGCAGAACTGGGTGCGCGGGAAGGCGTTCGACGGCGCGTGCCCGCTCGGCCCGGTGCTGGCGACGCCCGACGAAGTCCCGGACGACGCGAGCGTGGAACTGCGCGTGAACGGCGAGACGCGCCAGACCTCCTCCATCGAGCACTTCATCTTCTCCGTCCCCGAGCTCATCGCCGAGATCACGGAGTACATGACCCTCGAACCCGGCGACGTCATCATCACGGGGACGCCGGAGGGCGTCGACAAACTGGAGGACGGCGACAGCGTCGAGGTCGAGGTCGAGGGCGTCGGCACGCTCTCCCACGACGTCGAGCGCCGGTAG
- a CDS encoding aldo/keto reductase, whose amino-acid sequence MKQRRLGSTGFDVSEVSLGTWEIGGEWGDVGEEEGKDAVRAALDAGVNFLDTADVYGDGRSERLIREVLAERDEDPVVATKAGRRLDPHEADRYTHENLERFVDRSRENLGVDSLDLVQLHCPPTDAYYQPETFDALADLRNAGKIDHYGVSVEKVEEGMKAIEYPGVETVQIIFNPLRQRPAERFLEAADREDVGVIVRVPLASGLLTGAIDEDTEFPENDHRNFNREGDAFDVGETFAGVPLEPGVAAVDELREYVPDQLTLPQFALRWILDFDAVSTVIPGSTSPEHIRSNVAASNARPLTHEAHGATRDVYEKYVEEHVHHRW is encoded by the coding sequence ATGAAGCAGCGACGACTCGGCTCGACCGGGTTCGACGTCAGCGAAGTCAGCCTCGGCACGTGGGAAATCGGCGGCGAGTGGGGCGACGTCGGCGAGGAAGAGGGCAAGGACGCCGTGCGCGCCGCGCTGGACGCGGGCGTGAACTTCCTCGACACCGCGGACGTCTACGGCGACGGGCGCAGCGAGCGCCTCATCCGCGAGGTGCTAGCAGAACGCGACGAGGACCCCGTCGTCGCGACGAAGGCGGGCCGCCGCCTCGACCCGCACGAGGCCGACCGCTACACGCACGAGAACCTCGAACGGTTCGTCGACCGCTCCCGCGAGAACCTCGGCGTGGACTCGCTGGACCTCGTCCAGTTGCACTGCCCGCCGACGGACGCGTACTACCAGCCCGAGACCTTCGACGCGCTCGCGGACCTCCGCAACGCGGGGAAAATCGACCACTACGGCGTCAGCGTCGAGAAGGTCGAGGAAGGGATGAAGGCCATCGAGTATCCCGGTGTGGAGACCGTCCAGATTATCTTCAACCCGCTGCGCCAGCGCCCCGCCGAGCGCTTCCTCGAAGCCGCCGACCGCGAGGACGTCGGCGTCATCGTGCGCGTCCCGCTGGCGTCCGGTCTCCTCACGGGCGCCATCGACGAGGACACGGAGTTCCCGGAGAACGACCACCGGAACTTCAACCGCGAGGGCGACGCCTTCGACGTCGGCGAGACGTTCGCGGGCGTCCCGCTCGAACCGGGCGTCGCGGCCGTCGACGAACTCCGCGAGTACGTCCCCGACCAGCTCACGCTGCCGCAGTTCGCGCTCCGCTGGATTCTTGACTTCGACGCCGTCTCCACCGTGATTCCGGGGTCGACATCGCCCGAACACATCCGGAGCAACGTCGCCGCGTCGAACGCCCGGCCGCTCACGCACGAGGCCCATGGCGCCACTCGCGACGTCTACGAGAAGTACGTCGAAGAGCACGTCCACCACCGCTGGTGA
- a CDS encoding metal-dependent hydrolase, whose translation MELTWFGHSTWRVDVGGTTLLIDPFFDNPKTDTDPEEVDPDHVLLTHGHADHIADVDRYRGAHFVSTPELAGYLTDEYDIDNTTGMNLGGTVELGDAYVTMVRADHSNGIDTGYGTSAGMPAGYVISDTKPTQVADEESETFYHAGDTSLHTEMRDVIAPYLEPDAVAVPAGDHFTMGPWQAAVAVDWLDADVAFPMHYDTFPPIEIDTDDFEREVQATGSDADVVVLDGDETFDLSEGY comes from the coding sequence ATGGAACTCACTTGGTTCGGCCACTCAACGTGGCGCGTCGACGTCGGCGGGACGACGCTGCTCATCGACCCGTTCTTCGACAACCCCAAGACCGACACCGACCCCGAGGAAGTGGACCCCGACCACGTCCTGCTCACGCACGGCCACGCCGACCACATCGCGGACGTCGACCGCTACCGCGGCGCGCACTTCGTCTCGACGCCCGAGCTCGCGGGCTACCTCACCGACGAGTACGACATCGACAACACCACCGGAATGAACCTCGGCGGCACCGTCGAACTCGGCGACGCCTACGTGACGATGGTGCGCGCGGACCACTCCAACGGCATCGACACCGGCTACGGCACCTCCGCCGGGATGCCCGCCGGCTACGTGATTTCGGACACCAAGCCCACGCAGGTCGCCGACGAGGAGAGCGAGACGTTCTACCACGCCGGCGACACCAGCCTCCACACGGAGATGCGCGATGTCATCGCGCCGTACCTCGAACCCGACGCCGTCGCCGTCCCCGCCGGCGACCACTTCACGATGGGGCCGTGGCAGGCCGCCGTCGCCGTCGACTGGCTCGACGCCGACGTCGCGTTCCCGATGCACTACGACACCTTCCCGCCCATCGAAATCGATACCGACGACTTCGAGCGCGAGGTCCAAGCCACCGGCAGCGACGCCGACGTCGTCGTCCTCGATGGCGACGAGACGTTCGACCTCTCGGAAGGCTACTAA
- a CDS encoding OsmC family protein, with the protein MTIEVTSTSEEGYVTRSRVGDYELTVDATEEEGPEPNGVLLADYASCFVPAFRVGGNKEGFDDLGRIDVDVEGDLDDEDDLEAVRFHILVEADLDDEEFDAIVERAEDICHVHSALREELHAEITGETGAF; encoded by the coding sequence ATGACAATCGAAGTCACCAGTACCTCCGAGGAAGGCTACGTCACGCGTTCGCGCGTCGGCGACTACGAACTGACCGTCGACGCGACCGAGGAAGAAGGCCCCGAACCGAACGGCGTCCTCCTCGCGGACTACGCGTCCTGTTTCGTCCCGGCGTTCCGCGTCGGCGGCAACAAGGAAGGCTTCGACGACCTCGGCCGAATAGACGTCGACGTCGAGGGCGACCTCGACGACGAAGACGACCTCGAAGCGGTTCGCTTCCACATCCTCGTCGAAGCGGACCTCGACGACGAGGAGTTCGACGCCATCGTCGAGCGCGCCGAGGACATCTGCCACGTCCACAGCGCGCTCCGCGAGGAACTCCACGCCGAAATCACCGGCGAGACCGGCGCCTTCTAG